A genomic window from Deltaproteobacteria bacterium CG11_big_fil_rev_8_21_14_0_20_42_23 includes:
- the rlmN gene encoding 23S rRNA (adenine(2503)-C(2))-methyltransferase RlmN codes for MMKKQRITDLPASAFPELIAELGAPAYLAKELKLWIYSKKVSSFEEMSNFPKAVREQLAERFDIDCATVFAVQVSEDGTKKFLCALEDGKEVECVLIPADKGRRTVCISSQVGCAMACDFCRTAKMGLKRHLILGEITSQLRIAAREADTPITNVVFMGMGEPLHNLDAVVEATKLMYDQDAFGLSKRKITVSTSGLIPKMKEFVARSEVKLAISLSATTDEMRDKLMPVNKRYPLKDLMAFCRWYSDEYKHRLTFEYILIEGVNDHKEDAIRLVTLLEGVRAKVNLIPMNPYKEVAYYPTSRERMYWWQNYLDSKGVSTTIRISRGQDILAACGQLARGEIKPALPKIA; via the coding sequence ATGATGAAGAAACAACGCATAACAGACCTGCCCGCAAGTGCCTTTCCAGAGCTTATTGCAGAGCTTGGAGCACCGGCGTATCTTGCCAAAGAGCTGAAGCTTTGGATTTATTCCAAAAAAGTTTCAAGCTTTGAAGAGATGAGCAATTTCCCCAAAGCTGTTCGCGAACAACTTGCAGAACGCTTTGATATCGACTGCGCCACGGTTTTCGCGGTGCAAGTTTCTGAAGACGGCACCAAAAAATTTCTCTGTGCATTAGAAGATGGCAAAGAAGTAGAATGCGTTTTGATTCCAGCTGATAAAGGCCGACGCACTGTTTGCATTTCTTCGCAAGTGGGTTGCGCCATGGCCTGCGATTTTTGTCGCACGGCAAAAATGGGCTTGAAGCGGCATCTTATTTTGGGCGAAATTACAAGCCAGCTGCGCATTGCAGCACGCGAAGCAGACACACCCATCACAAACGTTGTGTTCATGGGCATGGGCGAGCCGCTTCATAATCTTGATGCTGTTGTTGAAGCAACAAAACTGATGTACGATCAAGACGCCTTTGGACTTTCAAAACGAAAAATTACCGTTTCCACTTCGGGCCTCATTCCAAAGATGAAAGAATTTGTTGCACGTTCTGAAGTGAAACTTGCTATTTCACTTTCTGCTACTACAGATGAAATGCGCGACAAGCTGATGCCGGTGAATAAACGCTATCCGCTTAAAGACTTGATGGCGTTTTGTCGTTGGTACTCCGATGAATACAAACATCGCCTCACGTTCGAATACATTCTCATCGAAGGCGTGAACGATCACAAAGAAGATGCAATAAGGCTTGTTACTCTCCTTGAAGGTGTGCGCGCAAAAGTAAATCTCATTCCCATGAATCCGTACAAAGAAGTTGCTTATTATCCCACTTCGAGAGAGCGAATGTATTGGTGGCAAAATTATCTCGATTCAAAAGGGGTGAGTACCACCATTCGCATTAGCCGCGGACAGGATATCCTTGCTGCATGCGGACAGCTCGCCAGAGGCGAAATAAAACCAGCACTTCCAAAAATTGCGTAA
- the truB gene encoding tRNA pseudouridine(55) synthase TruB produces MHRKVFVNPPLTRLLKTTSPPFQRKNMILNLHKPSGITSHTVISILRNITGEKRIGHAGTLDPFASGVLVVAITRAYTKQLGEISIDTEKEYIATLELGKVSSTGDSEGEITTLHQAENLQHLDAEHIRDALHSFLGKSFQTPPQYSAVKVKGKTAYKLVRKGISVELPEREICIYDIELLEFTVSTFNFRVKCSSGTYIRALGSDIGKKLGVGAYVSKLVRTKVGDFHLEDSIALENVKEYLEKHAKTLEREVL; encoded by the coding sequence ATGCACCGCAAAGTGTTTGTAAACCCTCCTTTGACAAGGCTTTTAAAAACGACTAGCCCTCCTTTCCAAAGGAAAAATATGATTTTAAATCTTCACAAGCCAAGCGGCATTACGTCTCACACCGTCATCAGCATTCTTCGAAACATCACCGGAGAAAAAAGAATTGGACATGCTGGAACACTTGACCCTTTTGCATCTGGCGTTCTTGTGGTTGCCATCACCAGAGCCTACACAAAACAACTTGGGGAAATTTCCATCGACACTGAGAAAGAATATATTGCAACGCTTGAGCTGGGAAAAGTAAGCAGCACGGGTGATAGCGAGGGTGAGATCACAACGCTTCATCAAGCTGAAAACTTACAACACCTTGATGCTGAACATATTCGTGATGCGCTTCATTCTTTTTTGGGCAAAAGTTTTCAAACTCCACCGCAATATTCTGCAGTGAAAGTAAAAGGTAAAACCGCATACAAACTCGTGCGAAAAGGCATCAGCGTTGAACTTCCCGAGCGCGAGATTTGTATTTATGACATTGAACTTTTGGAGTTCACTGTTTCCACTTTCAATTTTCGCGTGAAGTGTAGTTCTGGCACCTACATCCGTGCACTTGGCTCTGACATTGGAAAAAAACTTGGTGTTGGAGCGTATGTTTCAAAACTCGTCAGAACAAAAGTTGGAGACTTTCATTTAGAAGACAGTATTGCGTTAGAAAATGTGAAAGAGTACCTAGAAAAACACGCAAAAACTCTGGAAAGAGAAGTCCTTTAA
- the mtnP gene encoding S-methyl-5'-thioadenosine phosphorylase, which translates to MSKPHIGIIGGSGLYQMDGVEIIEEKQMQTPFGAPSDAVMLGTIGGRDFAFLPRHGRGHRYAPHELNFRANIYALKELGVSHIISVSAVGSLKENIKPGEFVVVDQFVDRTKVRHQTFFEDGIVGHVSFADPVCKYLRQDIIAAAKKVNIPFHDRGTYVCIEGPMFSSRAESELYRSWGMDVVGMTNYQEAKLALEAEISYATVALVTDYDCWHPDHECVDVEMVVQTLKQNVSNAQKLLLALVPAVTDHDDAPAKSALKYAFMTDPKLITEGVKRKLKPLIGKYFD; encoded by the coding sequence ATGAGCAAGCCACATATTGGGATTATTGGAGGAAGTGGACTCTATCAAATGGATGGAGTTGAAATTATCGAAGAAAAACAAATGCAAACTCCCTTTGGAGCTCCGTCTGATGCGGTGATGTTGGGCACTATCGGCGGAAGAGACTTTGCGTTTTTGCCTCGCCATGGAAGAGGGCACCGTTATGCTCCTCACGAACTCAATTTTCGTGCAAACATTTATGCTTTAAAAGAGTTGGGTGTCTCTCACATCATTTCTGTTTCTGCAGTTGGAAGCTTAAAGGAAAACATTAAACCTGGTGAATTTGTGGTGGTAGATCAGTTTGTAGATCGCACCAAAGTTCGTCATCAAACTTTTTTTGAAGACGGTATCGTGGGCCATGTTTCTTTTGCTGATCCCGTGTGCAAATACCTCCGCCAAGATATTATCGCTGCTGCCAAAAAAGTGAATATTCCCTTTCATGATCGCGGAACCTATGTGTGCATTGAAGGCCCAATGTTTTCTTCACGCGCGGAATCTGAACTGTACCGCTCGTGGGGCATGGATGTTGTAGGCATGACCAACTATCAAGAAGCCAAGCTAGCGCTTGAAGCAGAAATTTCATATGCAACCGTTGCGCTGGTAACCGATTACGATTGTTGGCATCCAGATCATGAGTGTGTTGATGTGGAAATGGTAGTGCAAACCTTAAAGCAAAATGTCTCAAACGCGCAAAAACTTTTGCTCGCATTAGTACCCGCTGTAACAGACCACGACGATGCGCCAGCAAAGTCAGCATTGAAATACGCCTTCATGACCGATCCAAAACTTATTACCGAAGGTGTAAAGCGAAAACTTAAACCTCTTATTGGAAAATATTTTGATTAA
- the ftcD gene encoding glutamate formimidoyltransferase, giving the protein MPKQLIECVPNISEGKDFQKLERFADCLKNVPTLQLLHLDADPIANRTVMSFVVSPHNLEKAATALYSSVLETIDMRQHHGLHPRMGAIDVFPLVPFKNISLEECIAFSLKMAKKIGEEFSIPVFMYAYSTQNSLRQKLHHIRKGEFENLAQKLSQSEWKPDYGPITPHPTFGATAIGARELMIAFNVGLNTKDLSVAQHIAAKLRESGSGGKPGLFKGVQAMGWIHQAYNCTQVSMNLHHATQCSLYSLFSEIEKLAKELGTTVKGSEIVGIVPKASLLEQASSYEEAIQKLKLNALRSFDPKQQVIEEVITHS; this is encoded by the coding sequence ATGCCGAAACAACTCATTGAATGTGTTCCCAATATCAGCGAAGGAAAAGACTTTCAAAAACTTGAACGTTTTGCCGATTGCCTGAAGAATGTCCCAACCCTTCAACTTTTGCACCTCGATGCCGACCCTATTGCAAATAGAACCGTGATGAGTTTTGTGGTCTCTCCACATAATCTGGAGAAAGCTGCCACAGCACTTTATAGTTCGGTGCTTGAAACAATTGATATGCGGCAGCATCACGGTTTGCATCCTCGCATGGGAGCCATTGATGTTTTTCCTCTTGTTCCTTTTAAAAATATTAGCCTCGAAGAGTGCATTGCATTCAGCTTAAAAATGGCAAAGAAAATTGGAGAGGAGTTTTCAATTCCAGTTTTTATGTACGCTTATTCAACGCAAAATAGTTTACGTCAAAAACTTCACCACATTCGCAAAGGTGAATTTGAAAACCTTGCCCAAAAGCTTTCGCAATCTGAATGGAAACCTGACTATGGTCCCATTACTCCGCATCCTACTTTTGGCGCGACAGCCATTGGCGCACGTGAGCTGATGATTGCATTTAATGTGGGGCTGAACACAAAAGATCTTTCAGTCGCTCAACACATTGCTGCGAAGTTAAGAGAAAGTGGAAGTGGCGGGAAACCGGGATTATTCAAGGGTGTGCAAGCGATGGGATGGATTCATCAAGCCTATAATTGCACACAAGTAAGCATGAACCTTCATCATGCAACACAATGTTCGCTCTATTCACTTTTTTCAGAAATTGAAAAACTCGCCAAAGAACTTGGAACAACTGTAAAAGGAAGTGAAATTGTGGGGATTGTTCCCAAAGCTTCTCTGTTGGAACAAGCTTCAAGTTATGAAGAAGCAATTCAAAAGTTGAAGCTAAATGCGCTTCGAAGTTTTGATCCTAAGCAACAAGTGATTGAAGAAGTGATAACTCATTCGTAG